In the genome of Candidatus Cloacimonadota bacterium, one region contains:
- a CDS encoding rubredoxin yields MQKFICTACQWIYDPAENDNIPFEDLPEDWVCPVCGVGKDFFEPVD; encoded by the coding sequence AAATTCATTTGCACCGCATGCCAATGGATCTATGATCCAGCCGAAAACGACAACATCCCCTTCGAAGACCTTCCCGAAGATTGGGTGTGCCCGGTTTGTGGCGTCGGCAAGGACTTCTTCGAGCCTGTCGACTAA
- a CDS encoding ferritin family protein translates to MTEQEFNEILDFAVQREQEAVQFYHDLQKDANFAGQTEMLKELEDMELGHIEVIEGIRRQGVTQADIPTVPNLRISEYITADVEDLDLSYPNILIRAMKREENSFKLYSEMSQKFPDGEISLLFRKLASDEAKHKLLFERLYDDWISAGN, encoded by the coding sequence ATGACCGAACAAGAATTCAACGAAATCTTGGATTTTGCCGTCCAGCGCGAGCAGGAGGCTGTCCAGTTTTACCACGATTTGCAAAAAGATGCAAACTTCGCCGGCCAGACTGAAATGCTTAAGGAACTGGAAGACATGGAGCTGGGACACATCGAGGTGATTGAAGGCATCCGTCGCCAAGGTGTCACCCAAGCGGATATCCCCACCGTCCCAAACCTGCGCATCTCCGAATATATCACCGCCGATGTGGAAGATTTGGATCTCAGCTATCCCAATATCCTGATTCGCGCCATGAAACGCGAGGAAAACTCCTTCAAACTCTACAGCGAGATGAGCCAAAAATTCCCCGATGGCGAAATCTCTCTCCTGTTCCGTAAGCTCGCCTCCGACGAAGCCAAACACAAACTCCTCTTTGAACGCCTCTACGACGATTGGATTAGCGCGGGAAATTGA
- the tsaB gene encoding tRNA (adenosine(37)-N6)-threonylcarbamoyltransferase complex dimerization subunit type 1 TsaB, with protein sequence MKLALDTSQTAGSIALWENGRPLYSACFDISITHSETLMPKLDAALDFCSRQPSDIEAIYLGNGPGSFTGLRIGLATAKGIAFGLKIPLRVFSSLQLCALNRYRCGRNILAVADAKMREVYAALYDENLNELVPPGVFEPSALLDWNLGAPYLVGSGAKLVQALFEENKLPLVPVPDSPLNAAGLFQLAEIFPENEEYDFEKLAALEPFYLRESTAQVRAQTKLP encoded by the coding sequence TTGAAACTCGCCCTTGATACATCCCAAACCGCTGGGTCCATCGCGCTTTGGGAAAACGGACGCCCACTGTATTCAGCCTGTTTCGACATCAGCATCACCCACAGCGAAACGCTGATGCCCAAGCTGGATGCGGCGCTTGATTTTTGTAGCCGCCAGCCAAGCGACATCGAAGCCATTTATCTGGGAAATGGTCCCGGCTCTTTCACCGGTTTGCGCATCGGACTGGCCACCGCCAAAGGCATCGCCTTCGGGCTAAAAATCCCGCTGCGGGTCTTCTCTTCCCTCCAGCTTTGCGCGCTAAACCGTTATCGCTGTGGCAGAAACATCCTGGCTGTCGCGGATGCCAAAATGCGTGAAGTTTACGCCGCGCTCTACGATGAAAACCTGAATGAGCTTGTTCCCCCAGGCGTTTTTGAGCCAAGCGCCTTGTTGGATTGGAACCTCGGCGCACCCTACCTTGTGGGCAGCGGAGCAAAGCTGGTTCAGGCTCTTTTCGAAGAAAACAAGCTCCCCCTCGTTCCAGTTCCGGATTCACCTTTGAACGCTGCCGGACTCTTTCAACTTGCCGAAATCTTCCCGGAAAACGAGGAATATGATTTTGAAAAACTGGCAGCCTTGGAGCCATTTTATTTAAGGGAATCCACCGCGCAGGTGCGCGCCCAGACAAAGCTTCCCTGA